The DNA segment ttacatcttttttttctacctttgtTTTAGGAACATCAGCTTTCCTGCTACTCAGTGCTGGGAGCTTGCTCTTTCGAAAGCCAAACCAACTAGCTATAGAAGGCCCAGTCTTTTGCTTAGTCTCCACAGTGGGAGATTTGGTTTGTCCCTGACCCTTTTGCACATTTTCTTGGATGCATAACATGACTTTCTCCTCTATTGTAGGTTGCAGAGCCGGTGAACTCAAAACATGGGTAACCTTCTCAGAGGTTTCCGctaattttaaagacatttgcTGTCTACGTGACTTTGTCACTTCGAGTTTATGAGGACATTTTATTCCATCTGAGCTTTGAAATGATGAAATTTGTTTGGAGGATACAGTAGCTGACGCTTCTAACTCCAATTCTGCTGGcagaacactttttttactTACAGCTTCATGTTTAAaactttcagtgcttttctcaCTCTGGACAGATAGACTGCGTGCATCTTTCTGAGAAAATGGTTTGTTACCATCACATCTTGAAGTGTTATGAAACGAGTCTGCTTTTGGAGATGATCTGAAGGGCAATTTGCTCGGGCTTCCATGCTGGCTATTGCAACTGCTCATATTTCCAAGAGAACCTTGTCTAGAATAAGAATTCTCTGTGGTTTTAGGAGTATATGAAAGAGTCTCTGGTGTCACTGCTGACCCAGGAACGGCTTTGATTTGAAGTCCTTCCATGGCTGAGTTCTGCCTTGTTAAAGAATTTCCTCTATCAGAAGTGTTTGTAATAATCTGAGTTCGTACTTTTCCAAGACCTTCTGTCACGGGGGTAGATGCCTTTTCCCCTGTATGAATGCTAAAACTCTGACTACGAGCTTTTGCTCCATTCATGCCCAGAGCTGGTTTCAAGTGAGACTTGTTGCTAGAAGAAACAGATCTCTTAACTAATCTGTTTTCTAATCCATCTACTCTGTCTACCACCAAGCTGCAGTTTTCATGTGAATGAGGTGACGCTGTATCCATACCAAGTCCCACAGTAAGATGATTTTTGATTTCAGTATCAGACTTAGAGTCTTTTAATTCAGCATCCATTGCACTTCGGGAGGTTATGCATATAGATTCATTTTGCCTGTACTTACTTGAACTCACGTTACTTTTGGAAGCTGCATTTATACTGtctttttcctgcttccctGGTACAGTAGAGCTCTTTCGGAGAAGTTGGGGAGATTTGACAAATAATTTCAGGCCTACAGGGAGACGggttttcattcctttctcatTAGAGTTTTGGGTAGCATGTGGAGCATCAGTACCATGAATCAGTGTTGACAATGGGGAATTGTTCACCTGAGATAGTAACGGCTCACTTGTGCTTGTTGTATGACACTGAGGAGTTGTGGGGAGAATGCTTGGCATCTTTTGTGGCTGATCTACCCCACTGTCACTGGAAATATCTTTTTTGCTGGAATATGCATCTTGTGATGAAGTGGTTTCCAATGACGGACAACCCAGAGAAAAGGACCTGGTTGTTTGAAAATCTGTGTTGGAAAATTCATGATTCCTGTGGAGACCCAGCTGATTAGGGCTTTTTGGGCAGACTTGCTTCACAGAAACTTTGGAAAGTCCTTGGCATGCACTATGGGGTTGCTGagatacacatttattttgcataattgcttctgcattttcttgaaGGTAAGATAATTCAATTTTGGCCCCAGAAGATATATTTTTTGCTTGCATTTCATGACTAGATTGATTATGAAAGCCAGAGTTCACAGTTCCTTTTAACGGTGATGATTTCAGtacattttttgcattttcactggGACCAGCTCCTCCTAACTTTACTGCTACAGGTGGTGAATAAGCATAATTAGGCCGAATCAACAGGGATGTTGACCTGCCTGGAGGAATGGGTGGGGATGGTGATCGGGCTTCTACAGTTGCTAAATCACAATGGAAGTCTCTGGTTGGGGGTTCTCCATAGTCACTAGGCTCTATAAGGTGCTGAGGCAACAGTGGTGATGCTGGACTCTGGCTCTTTGGACACTTTGGCCCATCGCCTCTGCCTGGACGTTTCAAGCCAGGCAGAGGGCAGACAGGGGGCTTTGGAACCTGAAAGTCAGCTTTTGAGTCAAAGTTACGAGGTGGACTTTGTGCCTTTTTGAATCTTGAAAGCTTTACAGGTGGCAGAGCAGGTGATTTTTCAAGGGTTGCAGGGCCCACTGATTGAGCTACAGGTGTCTCCTTGCTCTCCGTCACTGCAATTTTTTGTGGAGAAAATTTACCTCTGCTGGGTATTTTAGTCAAGTTTGGCTTTTGATTGATTCCTGCATGTGCAGTGGAGCTTGAATTTGCCTTGTATGACACATCATACACTGGCTTCACTAGTTTTTGTCGTGGAGTATTTTGCAGTGTCACTTTTCCACAGCGTGAAGATTCACTGCAGGTCATGGGgacaactgtatttttcttccctgtattATCTTCAAGAACCTTTTTCTCGGTTTCATCTTCAGGTCTTTCTAAAGCAGTGTAGTTTCTAGCACTGGTTTCCGTCAGCAAGTCAGTTATTCCCTGAGGTATAAGTTCAGTATATTCTGCACTGGATGCAGTTTGTGGCTGGTTGattgaaatttcatttcttgttaCAGTGACAACTCCAGTTTGATGTGAGCTGAATTCAATAGGCTCACCATCCTCAGCATCAAATATTACCGTAATGCACTCTTCAGAAGAGGTCTTTTTTATAACCTTTTGTTGTTTAATGAAATTACATGTCTTTGGCCTAATGTCTGAGTGAGAAGAtgtctggttttcctctttgtCAGTAGATACAAACTGAGAATTCTCCATGACTTTGAGCACGTCAGATGTCTTTGTGTACTTCTCAGTAAAAGGAGTTGCTAATAAATCTGATGGACTTTTCTCATCACTGCTTTCTATATGCAATTCATCCAACACTTCATTGTCATCAGTgtctgaaagctgaaaattaagGTCCTTCCAGCCTATATTAGCATGGCTTTGATTTAACTCTAACTCAGGCAGCTTTGCTCTGGTGCATGATTTTAATTCTGCCTGAAATCCGCTGACAAAACTAGTCAATTTTTCAGGTCTTTCCTTCGAATTAAAATatgaacttctttctggcaagTGTTTCCTATTAGGATCCCAGTCAAAGAGACTGTCAGAAACACTGTGAGTTAATTTGTTACAGCAGGTCCTGCAGTCTTTGCTTGGTGCTTCCTGCAGCAACAGTAAGGATGAAGAGTCATCATCTGCATCATCATGCAAATCTGAATCGTAAGAGAAAGTTTTGCTATGTTCAATGCAAATACTTCCTATTTCCATGGGCTTACAATGAGTCTGTTCATTATGGCTGCCACATTTAACTCCAGGGGAATATATTCCTTCATTAGAGTTCATACAGTCTTTGTAACCCCACTTTGATATTACTGAAGGTGATTCAAGTAAtactttttgcttctgtaatttttttagcCCTTCTAAGATATGGTTTTCCTTTATACGAGTTGGAGGTAGATCATCTGCAGGACTTGAGAGGTTGCTCGGGAGCGAAGAACCAATGCTTACTCTTTTATCCCAGCTCACGGATAactgttaaaacaaaatgaaactcaCACATTACTTACAAGTGCTGTTAATAAAAATGTGTCACCATTTTAGTAAAGAGATACACGAGTTGCATAGGACATTACATTTCATCCACTGCTATTAATAGCAACgttcttttttaataaaggattTCATAGTGGTGTGAAGGCTGCAGTGCATTTGAAACCTGTAGGAAGAACAATATGAATGGAAGGATTAAgataaagaagagaaataatttgGACTGTGAAAGACAGAATAAATGTCAGAATAAATGAGGAAACTGAGCAAATTTGAGTGATAATGGAAttgttaaaaaaagttaaaagggGGGAGAGTGAGAGGGAGGGAGACATAGGGAAGAGAACCCTTACTGAGTTTAGTGACAACTGTTTaaataggaaaaggaaagtgaaaaaaaaatcgGAAATAGGCAGCTTTTCAGTTAATCTTGTTTCGAATTAAGTTAAGctaataaatgaagaaaattcattCGATTTACCCTTTTGCTGCATATCTTTCCATCATTCCAAGTGTATGAGGAACCACTGGAATATTCACTGCAAGCACTTGAGAGGGAGAGTTCACTGCTACTGCAGCTGCTCCGGGGATACAGGCGGATAGGACCTGTCATATTTAATTGACTCTGGCATTTCAAGACGGGTATACTGGATTTCACATTCTGCTGGCATTCCTAAAATatgagaagaaagagaaatatctTATGGGTGGAAAAAGATCATTTAACTTCCCCTTGATTAAGAAGGACAAAGATAAGCAATTAAGCTACTTACACCTTCCTGTTATGCCACTAGCATCTGGGGAATTTAATACAgagaagtaaattaaaaattgctaatattttcatttgttggGGGGCAAATCCACCATCCtccatgttttctttattctcaAACCAGTACTCTGCTCTTCTTTTGCTAAAGATTATTCTGAGTCTATTTGAATTATGCTTTGTACATAAGCAGCGGGCTCCAGtaagatacagaaaacaaagttataAGAATACAAGTACATCTTGACAACTGCATTATAGGCCCACAATGTAACAGATGAGGCTGTACACCCTGGACAAGGTAAATTAATTTAGTATCCCAACCAGAATGTCCACTGAGAATGGAATCTCTCCATTACAGTCTAATTTTGGTTTCCTATCTAGTTCAAAGCTTTGTCTAAGAAACTCTCTGACGTAGGACAATCCATCTTTGTGTCGCTCGCAGACAGCTGAAGCCTCTTGCTTATGCAATTTATTGACACTTTATGGCTGCCTTTAGTACTTGTGTAGTTATCGCCCCTCTCCAAATGCAATTTCAGCTGACTGTGACTAAGTGCCAGCTTTGAGGAAGAGAGTAATGAAGAGCAGATAGCACTTTAGGTAAAATATTAAACCTCTGTAGGAGTATCTAGGATgcctttaatttgttttcaaactaaTACTCTTGTGCCTAACAGTGTTAGAGCTTCTTTAATGTTAAGTGCTTACACCATTCTGTTATGCTATTCTCCAGTTCCCTTACAGAATCAGACATCTTTTTAATTACCAGGAACGGCAGACAGGGTGACATGActacttgaaaggaggttgcagcGAGttgggtgttggtctcttctcccaagtaacaagcgacaggacaagaggaaatggcctcaaattgCACTctgggaggtttagattgggtatcaggaaaaatttcttccctgaaagagttgtcaagcactcgaacaggctgtccagggaagtagttgagtcaccatccctggagatatttaaaatatgtgtagatgtggcacgTAGGGACATGGTTTgttggtggacttggcagttttGGGTTAATGGCCGGACTCGACAATCTTAcggatcttttccaacctaaacgattctatgattccatgactCTCATAAAActttgctttgtatttcattAAGGCAAGCTCAATtaatatttattgatttttgtgCATAGATATACCCCAGATTAATTTTGCTTAGACGAAAATTTTACCTTTATATGGAGAAAGACACAAGAAATCTAAAGTTATTAAATCCACAAAACAATTATCAAAACTGTATATGCAGTAGACACAGCTTCTTCATGCAAATCTCTGGGAAAATGCCCAGTTTGTAGGCACTTCTCATACAGTAACATGTTTGTTGGCCTCCTGctaatttcttccatttctttccccATGTCCTCCCATTTATTACTACTAGGGTTGAAccttttttcagttaaatgggAGAGAGCAGAATTTTTACTGCTGAGGAGTTCATCAGTACAGCTGTTCATTGCTCAACTGACATAATAATGTTCTGTTTTTGACAAACGTAACTACAGGGCAAATCATTATTctctgtcacaggcaaaacctATGAATGGGAAAATCATTTTGAGGTAGCAGGAGCACATTTCACCTCTGGGAGTTATTGGTACATGTTCTCCTAGGAAGTCAAATGGTTGTAGGAGGAAAAGACTTCAAATCCACTGGCTCTGGGAAGAATACATCTTTCAGCATCAGAGGCAGGCTGATGCCTATGTTTTTGGCTCTGAAACAGACTACCTCGCTTTGTTAAGACAAATTACTCTATTTCTGACATCATGGTTCCCATGGGAGACCCTCTCTCATCAGCTTCCTCAGCTATGTCTGCGTCATTCCCTGTAAGTTTGACTGTGCAGAGGCCAATGACAGCATCTGCTTGTTCTGGCTATTTTGTTGCCTTTCAGCTGTAGCATTGGAAAAACACGTCATGTCAAATTTCTGCTCTTTATACTAGGCTGTGTCCCAGTCATCATGGTGTTTAAGGGAAGAGGCCTATAAAATAAGATTCCTACAACAATCTCCTGTAGGAGAAAAGAGGAGATCACAGCAGAGTGACAAGTACTGCCTTCCCTTCCTGTCATCTTCAGCTACTCTGAGAGCCTTTCATCGCCTCACGTTGTTTCCTTTGTACTtaaagagaggagaaaggcattTGGTCCCACAGTTTTAGCAATGGGAGAAATGGAGATAGATAAGGAAAACGAAAGGACAGTAAATTACTGTAGTCATCTTTATCGTTTGAGAGACGAGAAAGTGTGCAAACCCTACCATGTCAGTACAGATTCTGAAGTAGGATATCTACCCAACTTCTAGATTGCATTCAGACCGCTAAAGAGCAAGCAGAATTATCTCCTGCAATTTGCCTTCATTCTCTAAATTATCTGAGAAAGTACTTTGAATCATGTGTTTATAATgcattaattaaatatatttaacttgCATATGGGTCTATTAACTGACAtgctgaaattttcattttttgtaatCATGACTCTTAAGTCATTACCATTAAAGAAATCAGAGTAAAAAGGCCTGAATGcagtattaaaatttaaatacataatttttgctagaaatcacagaaaattaaaagaatcaGACTATTAAAGACACAAAACTCTGCACTAGAAAAACCTAACCTGAAGGCTTAATTACATATAATGCAAGGGGTCGTTAGACTTTCTGTGAAGCTCTGAAACAATGCCTTTTCATGAAAGTATGTATTCTAAAGAAGATTACATTTTTGTTGACACTACTATACTTCAAGATCAAAGACACACACAGGTTCAATGTTCTGTTCTTGTCCTCTTTGTTTCCCTCTATCTTTAcgtggcttttgttttttaagctaCTTTGCTCTTTGACAATGAAACTTGAAAGCCACACTGGCTAATGTTTTGCCAAATAAGCACAAAGCTAAccccatctgaaaaaaaaaataaaaatgcagagcccatgaatttttaaaagttcataCATAATATATCATAAAAGTAGGATGAATAATACGGTGTATGGGCTTTAATAAAAAGCTCCTTGACCATTTCTCAGAGATTCTGAGATGTAATCAATACCCAAAAAGGTATACTGGGGACATTGCTAAGATTTACGCTTTTTTGCACAGAGTGACACTATCTGCTTACTATATCCACTGAGGACACAATATTGAATTTCAgagaacagaaggaagaagaagtATTGTTATCTGCCTCAACAGTGTTTCAATTCAGGGATCAGCTTTATGGCTCATCCCTGACATCAGACTTCAGAAGTAAAAAGGAGGGTTCCAAATGAGGGGTACAAGGACAGCACAAAAACTCACGTGAATCTGAGCATCAGCAGTTCGAGATTGCATCaggcttctgtttctttctactTCTGAAAGCAAATCCCCAGATGAGAGGTCTAAGATGCGTGAATGGAGtttctgggggaggggggcagaagGGAATGAGCAAAGCATAAGCATTTGTCAAATATGCAGTAgatcagcatttttaaaattcctaaCTCTGCTGTTAAATTTCAAGGGAAATGAAGGCCCCGAGGTAAAAGAGGATTTGTTCTAATTTGAAGTGTTGCTTTTTGTGCTTACTTTGCCCAGGATTTCCTGTCTGCAGAACAGATCATTCTTCATCCAAAACAAACTCTACTTTTTCTCCTAGTCTCTGTTTTGCAACTTATCATTACTTCACACGCAACAATGACAAATGAACACGAGTCTCAGCATTATCCATAGAGTTTGACaggtttcaggaaaaaagcataaaaatgaactacaaaattaacatttataaaTCAATCAACATGTAAATGTTGTTTTATTTACGAGCTGTTACACCTTGAGTGAATGATTGCAAAAGTGACcctatttttaaacagcattgATCTGCTGAAGGCCTCCTTTGCACACATTTTAACTCAAAGTCATTAATGTCATCTGTTAGGAACAATTAATGTGAATAGAAAATAATTGCATCAGGGAACTAGGGACTCAGAGGATTTTGTGCATTAATATTCACATGCTGTTCGATTATATACAcagttcttttttcagttttgcctgGAAGGATGGCTAAGCTTGTGCCTTTTCCTCCATGTTCACCTGTATACTAATTACTAAGGCTTTCAGTGTGCATTAAGcctgatttgttttaattgcagTTTCAATAAAATCCCTGATTTATGTGCATGCCTTGGCCGAAGacttcaaaagaagaaatatctgCAGTCTCCTCAGTCACTGGACCAACATATCATGTAACAGGCAGTATGGATCTGACTCACAGTCCATTGAAATTAATGAGAAAGGACTTAAACTACCACCAGCCTCCCTCAACCAGAAGGACTTTGGATCAggctctttttcattttcccatcaATCCTCCAGACTCACAACCTGTGAGACCACATCTACCCCTTCCTCAGCACTGGGGCACTCAGCTTGGAGGAACAAATGGTGCAGACCCTGCCAAGGTGCTTTGCCAGGGAGACCCTGTGAAGGACGCAAACCATGCAGACTTGTTGAGGTTGTGTGAGTGGCCCATCGCCCTGTCCATTCAAAAACTCTGGtcaaagagggaaaaagaatCTGCAGTCACAAAAGCCCTTCCACCCTGTGCAGCAGTAGTAATGGCAAGACAGTTCTCTGCAGGGACCTGAAACATCAATCACACAGTATCTTATGTCCAGCTACTCCCCAGCCCACTTTCTTGGTACCCACTGCAGAAATTCATCTCCTAGAGAACAAAGCAGGCGGCCATTCCTACAGCCTCTGTTATCTGCGTGCTGTGCTTCAGGCATCTATCTCAGACAATctagcaatttttaaaaaaaaactactAATTAGAAATTTGGGACGAATTCCTCAAGAGTTACATATTCATCCAGGTTTCTTCAGGAGGTATTCTGTTGCAGACAgattatggaaaatattttcaacgATCAATAGCCTGTATAAACATATTTTGTCCAATATATTGTTGAACAGATTAAAATGCTACAAGCACTCAGTATCCAAGACacttttcattataaatattaattacatcCAGGctatgtgttttttaacatCAGTAATGCCTATCGCCTAGTTACTCAGCACACACTTTTTGAAGTGTTATTACTAGAGCTACTGTCAGGTGCTTGTTCAAGATTTAAGCTCCAGGTAAAATGCCTTCCCAAACTCACAGATTTACTGACTTAGTACACGTTATTCTTGACAATAATTCCAACTGCAATGCTGAACCACCAGGAGGATTCCACTGTTTTCAGAACCAGGAGTTATAAACACGTGGTGTACTTGGTCTTTGCAGAGGAATTAATTACTTTCTCCAGTGAAACCAGTCACCTGATTAtcttccagaaatattttagcagAAGTTACTATAGCCAGATCTTTGGATTAGAGATGATGACTGGGGACACCTGAGATGGATGAACATTATACCAGAAATAAATATCCTATAAATAGTATGATAGGAGTTTTAAAGTTGTAAAATTATCTTCCCATTTTTCCAGCAAggcattttaaatacttcattacTTAAATGGGAATATATACACATCTCAATAAAGGAAACTAAATATACCCCTATAATGTCATCTGATGGAATTTAGCATGCTGCTGTTATTGTTCACATCAGACATTAAAAGCAGAGTTCAGCCCAACTGGAGCAGGCAGAAACCAGAAATAATTCTTGGTGAGTGGTAAGACGTAGCCCAGCAGAGCATGATGTAAACAGCTCGGAGTTACAGGGGTCCCTCCACACTGGCTCGAGGACCAGAAGGGCTGAGCTGCACATGGGTCATGCTGTGTTTGAATCATCTGTCCCAGTGTTAGACTCTATGACTCTATAAAACTGTAACAACAAAGGTGAATCAGCACTAAAATGATTAACAAAGAAGGAAAGTGTGTTCTCAAGATGTATAATGTGATTACATTTCTGTATCAAACAAGAGATCATCACATTCAGAATATTTCCTACCCCCCCATATGCAAATTAACAGACACATGGCCAGCACAATGAGTAGCATTAATAAACAGCATAACAAAGTTTGAGATCATTAATTAAATATAGTCACACAGCACTGAAGCAAGTAATccaattacaaaagaaaaatgataagaaaattgcttttctttcatttatttttttttctttttccgtCTCCATTTTCCAACTCAATAATGGGAAAAACTCTACTATTTGTTAAAGAACCTCACTAATGGTCCATTTAAAACCAAGTAACAGATTGTGCTAATTATGTATCTTGACTCTGATTTCTTCTCAGATATGCAAAACGTACTGCATCCTTCATGGTTACTTTCATATGACAGTCACATAACTACCTCAAGGAGTTACTGCCGCCTTGAATATTGTACAATATTAAAACCACTGTTGATGCTATCGTGATGCAATGCAACAACAGGTAGACCACAGCACAGAATGACTTCCACAGAAAGGATCACatcaatttaaataaatacttaaatatgAAACTAAGGAGTTACAACTATAAATCCAAGTCATCTGCCCCACTTGCTGGTGCCCTATATAATAAGGGGAAACTGAGCAATATTTGCACATGGTGGGGAATGCCTGGGACCCTCTGAACACAGGAAACCATCAGAGGCACTGGactgctgaaaagaaaacccttATGGAAGTGAATACAGCATGGGCTGGGCCAACTTGCTTAGAGATTATCCTGTACTAAGTACTGCCGGGGCAGGGGTGCACTAAAAAGTTCATAGCATCTTAGCTAGCCTGGATCTGTGCCTCTACAGTAAGTGGGTTCTGAGAGGCAGGgaggccagggcagagcagaaggggCCTCTCTGTGGCTGCCTCTGACTCCTCCTTCACCTGTGAGATCGATACAGAAAAGGCCATGCCCTTTGTGGCTCAATGTCAAGATTAACTCCCGtaattcccattaaaaaaaacccaaaccccaaaacccccgAAAGTAATTGATAATTTAGGTGGAAACCTATTACATCAAGTGCAATAGGAAATACAATTATCTGGCAGGCGGATAACCAATCCATCAAATAGGAGGTccattccccctccccccagcagcatccttaTTAAGGCTTTCTAGGAAGATAAAAGAAGGCTACTACCTGCTGGCGTGAGGCAATATTACAGGGAGACTCCCCTAACGATTATGCCTCTTGACTGTATCTGTGCAGAATATCTATCAGTTCCCATCTCCTTTTTGAAACGTCTAATGGCCTGCAGCATCGCCAGAACAATTGTCAATGAATTATGCCAAACTGTACGCGGCTTTCCAATATTGGATGAGTTAATTGCTATTAAATCAATTGGCTTTCCTTTTCTCACATGAGCCGAAGTCCATCACTCACAAGAAAGAAATTCTCTCTCTAGGTTCTAAGACAACATTTTCATCCTGGTGCTCTGTGCCAGAGCTGTAATGTTCGTTTGGTGCGTGTGGCCTCCTCCCATCGTTGCTGTTACCTGCAGCATGACAAACCTGAGCAGGTATACTCTGGACAGCTCCCTCTATAACCCCACAACTGTAACTGGACTGGCAGGGAATACCTTTTCTGCAGCCTTCACGCCActcatttttaataattctCTGCGTAAAGATTTCCCTCAAGTCCACAGTCAGGAACATCACAACATCACTACTAATTCTACCCTTGTTGTACTAAATGAGTTAAGCCTTAGTAACTCCAccaaa comes from the Falco peregrinus isolate bFalPer1 chromosome 8, bFalPer1.pri, whole genome shotgun sequence genome and includes:
- the NCKAP5 gene encoding nck-associated protein 5 isoform X5 translates to MAAPAPPRRGEPLLPAQLCRSHSLATDCDRGRWAGSDSPAPPRGRGRRGPAAALPAPPKVPPRAPARPPQAHVPRPAAAAGAGGEAAAAEQSGRGERRRRGGRPGGRRPLCPGGGRRRRGAPRPAGTRCRRPPQHAPPPSREKLSVARLQREVAQSKSEGAMREKLIHELEEERHLRLESEKRLREVTLESERSRAQMRGLQEQFSRMEETVRNLLESQGSPGQHGEGTVNIMKVYQEKLSEDSRKCKEGMEKNHTPADEDSRSESSSTEEEKERTKLLLERLKALEAENSALALENENQREQYERCLDEVANQVVQALLTQKDLREECIKLKMRVFDLEQQNRTLSVLFQQKVKPASDLLLQKLHSRILDLSSGDLLSEVERNRSLMQSRTADAQIHECQQNVKSSIPVLKCQSQLNMTGPIRLYPRSSCSSSELSLSSACSEYSSGSSYTWNDGKICSKRLSVSWDKRVSIGSSLPSNLSSPADDLPPTRIKENHILEGLKKLQKQKVLLESPSVISKWGYKDCMNSNEGIYSPGVKCGSHNEQTHCKPMEIGSICIEHSKTFSYDSDLHDDADDDSSSLLLLQEAPSKDCRTCCNKLTHSVSDSLFDWDPNRKHLPERSSYFNSKERPEKLTSFVSGFQAELKSCTRAKLPELELNQSHANIGWKDLNFQLSDTDDNEVLDELHIESSDEKSPSDLLATPFTEKYTKTSDVLKVMENSQFVSTDKEENQTSSHSDIRPKTCNFIKQQKVIKKTSSEECITVIFDAEDGEPIEFSSHQTGVVTVTRNEISINQPQTASSAEYTELIPQGITDLLTETSARNYTALERPEDETEKKVLEDNTGKKNTVVPMTCSESSRCGKVTLQNTPRQKLVKPVYDVSYKANSSSTAHAGINQKPNLTKIPSRGKFSPQKIAVTESKETPVAQSVGPATLEKSPALPPVKLSRFKKAQSPPRNFDSKADFQVPKPPVCPLPGLKRPGRGDGPKCPKSQSPASPLLPQHLIEPSDYGEPPTRDFHCDLATVEARSPSPPIPPGRSTSLLIRPNYAYSPPVAVKLGGAGPSENAKNVLKSSPLKGTVNSGFHNQSSHEMQAKNISSGAKIELSYLQENAEAIMQNKCVSQQPHSACQGLSKVSVKQVCPKSPNQLGLHRNHEFSNTDFQTTRSFSLGCPSLETTSSQDAYSSKKDISSDSGVDQPQKMPSILPTTPQCHTTSTSEPLLSQVNNSPLSTLIHGTDAPHATQNSNEKGMKTRLPVGLKLFVKSPQLLRKSSTVPGKQEKDSINAASKSNVSSSKYRQNESICITSRSAMDAELKDSKSDTEIKNHLTVGLGMDTASPHSHENCSLVVDRVDGLENRLVKRSVSSSNKSHLKPALGMNGAKARSQSFSIHTGEKASTPVTEGLGKVRTQIITNTSDRGNSLTRQNSAMEGLQIKAVPGSAVTPETLSYTPKTTENSYSRQGSLGNMSSCNSQHGSPSKLPFRSSPKADSFHNTSRCDGNKPFSQKDARSLSVQSEKSTESFKHEAVSKKSVLPAELELEASATVSSKQISSFQSSDGIKCPHKLEVTKSRRQQMSLKLAETSEKVTHVLSSPALQPTIEEKVMLCIQENVQKGQGQTKSPTVETKQKTGPSIASWFGFRKSKLPALSSRKADVPKTKVEKKDVKVSGFGIKQAKLERRKEKKKTEQHCEIENEINRKTDNSDILADVMESKITKPSQDMPGEIECEQVKGSATATYSPKDSFMKELLNRVDKKAAQQTESGSNNVSYRSVSKGSSQGSSLHSNSISAQGNHKKNSNTKADMEMQNQTLAKVVTENLQEEEEDTMTRTTCQSHVIESCCQMRTLDSGIGTFPLPDSGNRSTGRHVSRQESALETEDLAPSEQVLLSPPSVKAKTLEREVPSTAKSQESVESIISHSTSDPAMTAKGIRPFQSRLPKPASSGIINLAKQSEQEPSSVTSASLEHTEETVENRKVLPEWTTKKTTKTKDRALRVCTYSASSSDTELEPEYETNYFRTAEETFVELTKNNKQAVQEKQNQRKSFLGNPMSILDLYQHSLCGHFGEDGPEQLTHYSLIEQLSGASSKDSKGKESPT